One Natator depressus isolate rNatDep1 chromosome 13, rNatDep2.hap1, whole genome shotgun sequence genomic region harbors:
- the SRSF6 gene encoding serine/arginine-rich splicing factor 6, which yields MPRVYIGRLSYHVREKDIQRFFSGYGRLLEVDLKNGYGFVEFEDSRDADDAVYELNGKDLCGERVIVEHARGPRRDRDGYSYSSRSGGGGGGGYSSRRQSGRDKYGPPVRTEYRLIVENLSSRCSWQDLKDFMRQAGEVTYADAHKERTNEGVIEFRSYSDMKRALDKLDGTEINGRKIRLVEDKPRTSHRRSYSGSRSRSRSRRRSRSRSRRSSRSRSRSASKSRSRSKSRSRSKDRSRSRSKSRKSRSKSKSKPKSDRGSRSRSKEKSEKSRSRSRSMSRSPKENGKGEAKSKSRSRSRSRSKTPQQQPPAKAHSESPPKRAASRSRSRSRSKSRSRSRSSSRD from the exons ATGCCGCGCGTCTACATCGGGCGCCTCAGCTACCACGTCCGGGAGAAGGACATCCAGCGCTTCTTTAGCGGATACGGCCGCCTGCTCGAGGTCGATCTCAAGAACgg CTACGGGTTCGTGGAGTTTGAGGACTCCCGCGACGCCGACGATGCCGTTTACGAGCTGAACGGCAAAGATCTGTGCGGGGAGCGGGTGATAGTGGAGCACGCCCGGGGCCCCCGCCGGGACAGGGACGGGTACAGCTACAGCAGCCGCA gtgggggtggtggaggcgGTGGATATAGCAGTCGGAGACAATCAGGAAGAGATAAATATGGACCCCCTGTTCGTACAGAATACAGACTGATTGTTGAAAACCTTTCCAGTCGTTGTAGTTGGCAGGATTTGAAA GATTTCATGAGGCAAGCTGGTGAGGTAACCTATGCGGATGCTCACAAAGAACGCACAAATGAAGGGGTAATTGAATTCCGGTCTTACTCTGACATGAAGCGTGCGCTGGACAAATTGGATGGCACAGAGATAAATGGCAGGAAAATCAGGCTGGTTGAAGACAAGCCACGGACAAGCCATAGACGATCTTACTCTGGCAGCAGGTCAAG GTCACGATCTAGAAGAAGGTCACGAAGCAGAAGTCGTAGGAGTAGCCGCAGCAGATCCCGTAGTGCCTCAAAAAGTCGCTCGCG atctaaATCCAGGTCACGAAGCAAAGATCGTTCACGTTCCAGATCTAAAAGCAGGAAGTCTAGATCAAAGAGCAAATCTAAACCCAAGTCTGACCGGGGCTCCCGCAGCAGATCCAAGGAGAAATCTGAGAAGTCTCGCAGCAGGTCTAGGTCTATGTCTCGCTCTCCCAAAGAGAATGGTAAAGGAGAGGCTAAGTCTAAATCCAGGTCAAGGAGTAGGTCTCGTTCCAAAACGCCACAGCAGCAACCACCTGCCAAGGCTCACTCTGAGTCACCACCCAAAAGAGCTGCGTCAAGGTCCCGTTCCAGATCTCGCTCAAAATCTCGCTCACGGTCAAGATCTAGTTCAAGAGATTAA